The following coding sequences are from one Streptomyces sp. NBC_01232 window:
- a CDS encoding glycosyltransferase family 2 protein produces the protein MTTSTQHVAAPGTRRAGRLMQRQAAWKPSLLPFFITGIAAYVFSSWLYYDENTLMGWAVTILWTLPVASSVVGIAGAVLTRRRIKRQRDWAPAEPVTQDRLIVLVPTIGRHDTYPALERSVLSYCEFMPAWFRDLRIEVLTEEGCEAAERIDALAAQHPLIRVVTVPKAYKTPNGTRFKARANHYSHELRIAEGEALDDIWVLHMDDDTGVGPDTAQQVARFINAQRRAGDDAKHLAQGMLTYPRENAVNRLTWLADAIRPADDIARFAVLTGGGTPLVGLHGELLLIRSSIEATIGWDFGPDSICEDAHLALVFSSRYKGRSDWFSGRSYGASPSNMRDFLKQRERWSWGLVGLAFNKTLPRHSRALLMYSVTTWVIGPFQHVAVILAAGALMGDINTSPVSPWILPLWAITMGYAVWMYWEGLKINASVSANGRRLWWEPPVVLLLMPFFAIWEACGSFKGLLRYLRGTENQFVVIAKPA, from the coding sequence ATGACCACCTCCACACAGCACGTCGCGGCGCCCGGAACCCGACGCGCCGGCAGGCTGATGCAGCGTCAGGCCGCCTGGAAGCCCAGTCTGCTCCCGTTCTTCATAACGGGCATAGCCGCCTATGTATTTTCTTCCTGGCTCTATTACGACGAGAACACCCTTATGGGATGGGCCGTCACCATTCTCTGGACCCTCCCTGTCGCCAGCTCCGTCGTCGGCATCGCCGGAGCCGTGCTGACGCGCCGTCGCATCAAGCGCCAGCGCGACTGGGCCCCCGCGGAACCGGTGACCCAGGACCGCCTCATCGTGCTCGTGCCCACCATCGGACGCCACGACACCTATCCCGCCCTGGAACGCTCGGTCCTGTCGTACTGCGAGTTCATGCCCGCCTGGTTCCGCGACCTGCGCATCGAGGTGCTGACGGAGGAGGGCTGCGAGGCCGCCGAGCGCATCGACGCGCTCGCCGCCCAACACCCCCTGATCCGCGTGGTCACCGTCCCGAAGGCGTACAAGACGCCGAACGGCACCCGGTTCAAGGCCCGCGCCAACCACTACTCGCACGAACTGCGCATCGCCGAGGGCGAGGCCCTGGACGACATCTGGGTCCTGCACATGGACGACGACACCGGCGTGGGCCCCGACACCGCCCAGCAGGTCGCCCGGTTCATCAACGCCCAGCGCCGTGCGGGCGACGACGCCAAGCACCTGGCCCAGGGGATGCTCACCTATCCCCGCGAGAACGCCGTCAACCGCCTCACCTGGCTGGCCGACGCCATCCGTCCCGCCGACGACATCGCGCGCTTCGCTGTCCTCACCGGCGGAGGCACCCCGCTCGTCGGCCTCCACGGCGAGCTGCTGCTGATCCGCTCGTCCATCGAGGCGACCATCGGCTGGGACTTCGGCCCGGACTCCATCTGCGAGGACGCCCACCTCGCCCTGGTCTTCTCCAGCCGGTACAAGGGCCGCAGCGACTGGTTCTCCGGGCGTAGCTACGGCGCCTCGCCCTCCAACATGCGGGACTTCCTCAAGCAGCGCGAGCGGTGGTCCTGGGGCCTGGTCGGCCTCGCCTTCAACAAGACGCTGCCGCGCCACTCCCGCGCCCTGCTGATGTACAGCGTGACCACGTGGGTCATCGGCCCCTTCCAGCACGTCGCCGTGATCCTGGCGGCCGGAGCGCTGATGGGCGACATCAACACCTCGCCCGTCAGCCCCTGGATCCTGCCGCTGTGGGCCATCACCATGGGCTACGCCGTGTGGATGTACTGGGAGGGGCTGAAGATCAACGCCTCGGTGTCGGCCAACGGCCGCCGCCTGTGGTGGGAGCCGCCGGTCGTGCTCCTGCTCATGCCCTTCTTCGCCATCTGGGAGGCGTGCGGCTCGTTCAAGGGCCTGCTGCGCTACCTGCGCGGAACCGAGAACCAGTTCGTCGTCATCGCGAAGCCCGCCTGA